In Labeo rohita strain BAU-BD-2019 chromosome 16, IGBB_LRoh.1.0, whole genome shotgun sequence, one DNA window encodes the following:
- the tyrobp gene encoding TYRO protein tyrosine kinase-binding protein isoform X1, which yields MKRTVYLMAPMNGLLAGFVEGSQDCSSCYQLDIGVAIGIITCDIILTLLIALSVYCFVSHQKRRSSLHTHARCCGSSKAQNLKTHQPSVRPKTIEMESPYQELYGVQSDIYSDLQQYQK from the exons ATGAAAAGAACAGTATACCTAATGGCCCCCATGAATGGACTACTCG CAGGCTTCGTTGAGGGGAGTCAAG ATTGCAGTTCATGCTACCAGTTGGACATTGGAGTGGCTATTGGGATCATCACTTGTGACATCATCCTCACGCTCCTCATCGCACTCTCGGTCTACTGTTTCGTTTCACATCAGAAGAGAAGAAgcagtttacatacacatgcCAGATGCTGTGGCTCAA GTAAAgctcaaaacttaaaaactCACCAGCCGTCAGTGAGGCCAAAGACGATTGAAATGGAATCACCTTATCAG GAACTTTATGGAGTCCAATCAGATATATACAGTGATCTTCAGCAGTATCAGAAATGA
- the tyrobp gene encoding TYRO protein tyrosine kinase-binding protein isoform X2, with amino-acid sequence MKRTVYLMAPMNGLLGFVEGSQDCSSCYQLDIGVAIGIITCDIILTLLIALSVYCFVSHQKRRSSLHTHARCCGSSKAQNLKTHQPSVRPKTIEMESPYQELYGVQSDIYSDLQQYQK; translated from the exons ATGAAAAGAACAGTATACCTAATGGCCCCCATGAATGGACTACTCG GCTTCGTTGAGGGGAGTCAAG ATTGCAGTTCATGCTACCAGTTGGACATTGGAGTGGCTATTGGGATCATCACTTGTGACATCATCCTCACGCTCCTCATCGCACTCTCGGTCTACTGTTTCGTTTCACATCAGAAGAGAAGAAgcagtttacatacacatgcCAGATGCTGTGGCTCAA GTAAAgctcaaaacttaaaaactCACCAGCCGTCAGTGAGGCCAAAGACGATTGAAATGGAATCACCTTATCAG GAACTTTATGGAGTCCAATCAGATATATACAGTGATCTTCAGCAGTATCAGAAATGA
- the hcst gene encoding hematopoietic cell signal transducer has translation MKDHTSVEQEMTKKSLLAFFFLCLLALVSAVEDKGSCYGAGSGTIAGIIFADVAVTVLIVTTTYWYASKRRQKKENADEVYMNVRANCKT, from the exons ATGAAAGATCACACAAGCGTCGAACAGGAAATGACAAAGAAAAGCCTTCTTgcgttttttttcctctgtctGTTGG CTTTGGTCAGTGCTGTTGAag ACAAAGGCTCATGTTATGGAGCCGGTTCAGGCACTATAGCAGGTATTATATTCGCTGATGTTGCAGTGACGGTCCTCATTGTTACTACCACCTACTGGTACGCCAGCAAGCGcagacaaaagaaagaaaatg cTGACGAAGTCTACATGAATGTCAGAGCAAACTGCAAAACATGA